In Sorghum bicolor cultivar BTx623 chromosome 10, Sorghum_bicolor_NCBIv3, whole genome shotgun sequence, one genomic interval encodes:
- the LOC8085336 gene encoding DNA topoisomerase 2 — MVFANLPMILVNGAEGIGTGWSTKIPCYNPKDIVHNLKLKIQGSETLEEMKPWFRHFHGEVSVKNKTTKTKKSGVTYTASGIIKVVDKTTLKISELPVKISMENYERKLKTFMDGEDKFIKSYEKKRGGNDVEIMIHLHENSENLVQANEVDLQRKFELRTSMGTSNMHLLDSNGIIKKNDSPEQSMYYLFATRPPFFISFVVL; from the exons ATG GTATTTGCCAACCTTCCAATGATTTTAGTCAATGGCGCTGAAGGAATTGGTACTGGATGGAGCACAAAGATTCCTTGTTACAATCCCAAAGACATTGTACACAATTTGAAACTAAAGATACAGGGATCAGAGACGTTGGAAGAAATGAAACCGTGGTTCAGACATTTCCAC GGAGAAGTGAGTGTCAAAAACAAAACTACCAAGACCAAGAAATCAGGTGTTACCTATACCGCTAGTGGTATCATAAAGGTTGTTGACAAAACTACACTAAAAATAAGTGAGCTCCCAGTGAAGATCTCGATGGAGAATTATGAAAGGAAGCTTAAAACTTTTATGGACGGAGAAGACAAATTCATCAAG AGTTATGAAAAAAAGAGAGGCGGCAATGATGTTGAAATAATGATACACTTGCATGAGAATTCTGAGAATTTGGTGCAAGCCAATGAAGTAGATCTTCAGAGGAAGTTTGAACTGAGAACATCAATGGGAACATCAAATATGCATTTGTTGGATTCAAATGGCATAATTAAAAAGAATGACAGTCCAGAGCAAAGTATGTACTACCTTTTTGCTACAAGACCtccattttttatttcttttgtcGTATTGTAA